From the Triticum urartu cultivar G1812 chromosome 4, Tu2.1, whole genome shotgun sequence genome, the window TTACCCGCACCTGCCCAGGTACGGGTACCGGAAAAGTTTGAAAACCGATGTATGGGTATGGGTTTGGACGAAAAATATAGAGACGGGTACAGGTCTGGGCAAGCATTACCCGAACCCGGGGGATGCCATGTTGAACCCCACTAGTGCGGGGGTTGCGGAGGGAGGGGGAGTCTCGGCCCTCTCACTCAATTAGATGTGCCATTCCATGGGCTGCTCCTATTTTGAACAGAAACTATTTTAATGCTACCGTGTAGCATCGTGACATGGAAACCATCTGGTTCTATGACTTGAACTCACTCTTCTTCTCTGGGGAGTCATGCCTACTTCTCGGAGTTTTTCTTCCACATTGTGCTGGTCCCACGACTCCACGTGTGTCCTTGTTTGTCTTCTCCAGCCTCATTGGAGGGGAATGCTATGTTGCCGCTGAGCCCAACTACACCGCATGTACGTTGCATTGCTTAATTCCTTCTGCTTTCTTTATATTACAAGGTAGTTTGGCCATATATTGTTAGGCAATAATTGGCAGCGATATCCTCTTCTTGTGAGTGATTTTGAGGTAGGTGTTACTTGCATGTGCCAATATTTTTCCATGTTCTAAAAAAGAGAGCCTTTCCAAATGGAAATGGCTTTGTAAAAGATATGTTTATGTAGACTTGATTGTGTCTGCCTAAAATAGTTTGCTCTGCCTCTTGGTTTTCCAGATCGCGAGTAGTAGTGGGGGCAAAGGTAGGCGGCAGCTTATCTGCTTAGTTTGCAGGTAGATCTTGCCCCAGCTTGACTTCTCTTTATTTTAGAGAGGTACAGTGCCTCAGCTTGTCGTAGAGGCATTGAGGATGAGCCTGGTGCATCAGCATAGTCCGTCTCGAGATGTTTAGCCAGGGCCCGGTGGTTTGCCCTCACCTTCCAAGGACGCCTGGATGCACCCACGACAATGACATGCCGAATCAGCTCACGGTAACGGTAGTCCAGCTGCTTCTTCTCGGGGCAGAACGGGCATCTAAACCTGTCAGTGCCAAACCTCGCCACGAGCTTGCCAGACTTCAAATCCTTGTATGCTTTTTTGGCATGGTAGCCAGTATCTGTATCGCTTAGCTCTGACGACTCGTCGGAGCTACACTCCATGGCAGACCTGAAAATATGGCAACAAGGGTAAGTTCATTGCTAGTTGCGAGCCACATGAGGTTCCATTGCCCAATTATGGAAACGAAGGCAGCATGGTATGGGATGCTCCTAAAAAACCACAAATGAAAGAATAACCTCCTTTTTCATCAGAGAAAGCAATAAACTACTACTTAAATAGGCACCTTGCACCACAATATATTCGAAAGTGGACTAGACACTAATGCTCTAACCTACTCGTAAGTTCTTTGCTAGATGCGAGCCACATGAGCTTGCCACTGCCCAATTATGGCAACGCAGGCGCTCGTGCCTCACCTTAAGCCGGTCAAAGCGTACGCAAGCCTCACCAATGAACGTAAGAAGTGTGTTAACTATATTTCGGCTACATGATTGACAAAAGTCAACATACGCCTCAAGTATGACGCTGACGATGGCGATGGCGAGAAAACTCACTTCTCCTCCTCTGCTTTATGGTCCTGGGGCTTCAGTATGCCACCGTCGATGAGCGGTTGCAACTCGGATTTCGCAAGATCCTTCACCCCGGAATTTGGAGATTCCAGATAGGTAGCCAGCACCATGGAGCTGCAGCAACCAACAAATTCAAAAGAATATCAGCGTGTGATTCCTTTGTTTGTCCTTCAAAATATCACCTAACCAGTGCAATGTAGTATGTAAATTGCAACCAATAGTTGAAACTTTATTCATCGCATTTGCATGGTTCACGTGCCAGAACCATGACTTGGTTTCAACATCTTATGGGTTTCAACACTAGCCTACCCCTACTTGTTTGGGACTGAAAGACTTTGTTGTTGTTGCATTTGCATGGTTCACAAATTTGATGAACAGATTAAAGAACTGACATATCGATGATGAGTCATTTTGAAGTACCTGAATCCATCTGCATATAACTTGCATTTCCCTTCGAGGGCTGTTTTCCAGAGGGTAGCAGCAAATGCAGGACAATCAAGTATCATTCTCCTGATTGTGCGGCTGGAGTGGTAGTTATCAAAGGCGTGCTCATCACCGTCATCTGTCCTCGGGCGTGCTGCGTCACAAGCTATAGCATTGTGAAGTACGTGGATCCTGTCAGTGACCCCCTCCAAGAAGTTATTTTTTCCACCTACAGCAACCTTGGAAAATGGCAATACAGAACCTCCATAAGCATAACAGCAGTACCTCTTATAAAGCAAAATTATGTGCAATCATGACGCTCTTCAATAGTCGACTACTCATTCGTATTAAGAGTCATTTGTATTAAGTGTACACCAAAAACAAAGGAGATTACCTCATATAGTACATCTTTGCCAAAGTTTGTTCGAAGTAACTGTCCAACATTTTCAATGCAAGTCTCGATGAGAACCTGCAAAGGAAAAAAGAACACCTACATTAATGCTGGGATTAGGGGTTACGCGTCTGACGGGAGCATGGTAATGTTGGGATCAGGGGTGTTATGTGACTGATGGGGGCATGGTAAGGTTGCgactatatatactccctccgtcccaaaatataagatCATTTTTTACACTATATACTACACTGCTGCGAGAATAAATGTAGATCCCTTGAGGGGGAGAAGTACATGCTCCAAGAGAAATGCCGTTCAATAAATAAATCAAAAGTTAAATACTCCCTCAGATCCAAATCAATTGTCGCAGCTtcagtacaactttgtactaaagttgtGACAATTAATTTAgatcggagggagtacatgtttTGAGTATCACCTCATAAAGCTCACTTTTCACCAACAGTTCTTGCCGCCGTTTAATCGGGTCCTCCTTGCTATCAGATGCAATCAGTGTGTCTTCTGAACCCCCATGTTCTTTGTCAGCTACATCATCCAACTTACTACCAAAGTTAACCTGAACAAAAATAAGCAAATTTCAGGGGGGCTGTTTCTCTTCAAAGTACTTACGAGTTAATAGAATAGGTAACTTGCCTTTGAAACAAGGGAAGGCACGTTGTAATTCAGATAAAACAATTCACCCAGAGTCAGATAACGTGAACAAAGTGGGTGAAAGAGCTGCAGCAATGGGTGTCTCCCGTTCTGTTCCAACAAGGAGCTCCATCATAAATAGTCTCATGTGCATATAACTGACAAATAAAAGTAAGCACATCAGAAGCTTGGAATTGCTTTTACCTTGTCGAATATGAGTTCCTTTAACTGCTTTTTCAACACATCAATTACAACCTATAAATATTGAAAGCAAGCTATAAGCATTGTCTCTTCAGATTGCTTGTAATGGCAGCATAACAATTGCTTCAAGCAAACGATTGGTGCTGACTAACCTCAGTAACAAGTTCTGTGTTGTCAACAATGGAGAGAAGACAAATAACGAACTGGAGGAAAAAAGCATGTTAGTTCAGTTGAGGATTAATCGCTTGGAAGCATAAAACCATCTGAAGTTACTGTGCACTGGGAGGATGTTTGTATAGGTTAAAGCATACAATTCACACAGTACGATCCTATTTAAACACTAAAATATATTACATATATAGACATCACTTACAAGGCATCCATAATCACTGAGAGCAAGCTTCATAATCCTCCCCTTCAAGCTTTTGATAATCCTCTTCCTATCCTGAAATGCATTACAATGTTAAATGGCAAAAGCACAATGGAAATAAGCGAGAAGAAATATACTACAGAATATGCAGCGTGAGGCACTAAGTAATGCACAGTTCAATTTGCATGACTATTTAGTGTCTCTGGAATCTACAGAAGTTAATAAATAAACATAGGATAAAACAGATGAGTGGGCAAAGTTAAAGCAAGTGATCCGTCTGAAATCTGTCTCTTAATATACAATAAGAAAAcagaaagagaaaaaaaaacagaCAATGTACCTCCGCAAGGCCATGCTTGAGGCAAGCAAGCCCTAATTTTAATCCTTCCTTCGTCTGCATGATCTGAATGAGAAGTGGTTTTGAAGATCTTTTCTTCTCCACTTCTGATTTCCCTAGAAATCTGGCGACACCTGATAGTTCATCTACGGCGTATGTCCCTTGAGTAAGATGGGGGATTAATTGACGAATCACGTCCAAGGCTGATGTCTACGTAGAACATGCATATATTAGATACTGCAATAAGCTGAAGAAACATTTCACCAACAAAGGAAAGCTATATTATAAAGATAGGTCAATCACGTCAATAAAATACATTTACCTTATCTGCAATTGTTAAGTACTCCAATATGACCGTGTGTACTATGGAATACTCAACAATACCCTTTTCCAGAACTGGCTGGACAACAGTAGTCATATGCTGCAGGACAGATGATTTCTGTAGTCCAAGCTTGGAAATTATGTTTAGCAAACTGAAAAAGAGAGTTGAATTTTAGTATATTGAACTAAACAAATAACTTCAGCCACCTGTGGCAGGATAACTGGATGACCACAATAATATTTCCCTCCGCCCAAGTTTAAGTTTTGTACAGAAAAGTAACAAATGTTAAGGGGAAACTTCAAAGCAGATGTATGGCAAGACATTATAGCGTGCCAACCTGAACCTGCATGGTTTTTCTTCTTTCAGGTCATTGGACAGCTGAAGCTCAGTGGAGTACAATTCCAACAACAAACTTCTTTTATGAGGTCGCGTTGCCTGACAAAAGGCATGGTCAAGAACTGCAAGAAAGAGTGCATCTCAATGTGAGATTACCATGTACCCCATTTGTATAGCAAATAAAAACGGATGCATACAATGGCATTCGACAATTAACTCATGCCGCTCCTATACATGACGATTTCCTACCCATTTGTGACAATAACACATACCTGCCGCCCCTATTGTGTGACAAAGAAGGGAAGCGACATGCCCACGAAGGGAATAGATGAACGAGGCAAACTGTTTTCTAGTGGCTGCAGTCACAAACAAGAGGTGTGTTAGTGAAGCTAAGGGTAATCAAACAAACAAGCAACATTCTCACATATGAACCCATATGAGTTATTAGCGAATCGTAGAGAAATTTACCCATTTTTATGATATTATGCACAAGGAAAACAGTGTGTTCATTAAGAGAAAGATCGAGCAAATGTGGCTGCAGAGCAACAAAAACAGGATCCCTCTCTGAATGTGAGCACCACTTCACACATAACTGGCAAAAAATGGTGGCTATCAGGATAAGTAACAAAACACCATAAGCAACGAGTTCATAGAGAATGAATATCATCAACTCACTTGAAGAACACATGCGGTAGGGGATCTAGCAATTTCCAAATATTTCCCATCCATTTTACGGAGAGCCTCGGTAACTAGCCTGCACAGATGACAAATCCATGTGCATAAGAACTTGAACATATGTCACAACTCACAAGACTTTGATAGTGACACTTACCTGCCTCTCCTGTTCGTGCTCATGTTATGGTATCTCAACTTCACACATAGTACTTTCAGTTCCTGTTAAAATTTAGGTGCCGTGAGCAGTCAAACTTAGAGTTGCCCAAAATATGGTACTGAATCATCATGAACAGAGTTGGCGATTCAAGCAGAAGCAGGAATTGCAATTCGTCTGCTGGGATCAAATTATGGCATCACATACAGGAATTGATGCTACTTTAAACATGATGAAAGCAAAAATTACCTTATCGAGGTTGCAATCGGGCTCCCTCGACTCGGACATCTCCTGCCAGAGAGTCAAGACTCCGGTTTCAGCTCAAAGTCAAGCAGCCCATGCTCTAAACCAATTCCCATGCTCCAACCATGTCCATACCTCGGCTGCGACCCGCTCGTCCATGGCGGTGACGGGCTGCGGCTCCTCCTTggagctgccgccgccgccgccgcgcgccgcgGAGGCTTCGTAGGGCTTCTTCCCCTTGGCCCGCTTGGCCTTGGACCTCCTCGCCGCCACGCGCTTCCGCTTTTTGGAGCCCGGggggccgccgccgccggccatggcgacGTGAGGTGGTGCCGGCGAACGGAGGAAGACGGGCGAGGGTTTACTGGTACCGCCGGAGGAAGAGGCCGGACGGGGCTCGAGGAGCTCCTATTCCCCGACCAGTGCGGGGGTGCGGGCCGTCCCttcttttcttcattttttaagtttccttttttatttttttattttaaatTCAAATAACAATAAATATTCACAACTATGGAAAAATATTCGTGAATAGAAAAAAACATGAATTCCAAAAAACTGTGACTTTAAAAAAATTCTCGATTTTTAAAAATGTTTGTGATTCtgaaaaaatgttcacgaatttcAAAAAAATGTGCTTGAATTTTAAAAAAATGGGATTTCTTAAAAGTGTTCATGATTTTCTTTTAAACATTAAATTTAAAAAAACAATATCAGAAAagtcaaaaaatgttcatgaattcaaaaacttttcaggaattcaaaaaatgttcatgagttTGAAAAGATCTTCTTTATAACAAAGTGGAAATGTTGATAGCTAATTTCAAGTCTATTATTGTGGTTCTATAATACTGTGTTCATGTTGGATGACCATGATTTCGCAAAAAAAAATGTTGGATGACCATGAGCTTATTAGTCGGGGGCAACCTATTATTGTGGTTCTGTAATAATGTGTTCATGTTAGATGACCATGAGCATAACTGTTGGGGCGGAGATGAATTTGACGAGCAAAGCAATCTGTATTTTATGAGATTGGCCACGTACTTTCGTACTATCGTTGAAGTCAATGGAACGCCGATGGATAATCACTTGAATTGAGGAGCAACACAAAATGGCGAAGGGGGGCAACACTAGATGGCAAATGTTTCATCGCAACAAAGCATATGAATTCATTCAACAACATGTATATTGTATATTTTATCTCATATTCCATGGCAATGCACGGTATTTAACTAGGTCTATAGTAATGGTGAAACTTATTATTTTTTACCTTTCAAATCCAAAACTCACCTGCATTTTTGCTCGGAGGGAGTAGTTCCAATGTCATTTTTCTAAGTATTATCATAATGGCTTTTTGTTGGGGAACAACCAAAAGGGCCTTTCTTTTGCCAAATATTGTCATGATATTTGTTCCATGTGAAACTGTGTCCATCTCAAAATCCATGAAGGGAAGACCATTGAGCAGGTCTCATGCGACTCAAGGATGGCATGGGTCTGCACAATGCAACGTGACATTTGGATAATGTGGCGTTGGTTCTACTTAGCATCCTTTCTTAGGGGACGAAATAT encodes:
- the LOC125552966 gene encoding pumilio homolog 24-like isoform X1; translation: MAGGGGPPGSKKRKRVAARRSKAKRAKGKKPYEASAARGGGGGSSKEEPQPVTAMDERVAAEEMSESREPDCNLDKELKVLCVKLRYHNMSTNRRGRLVTEALRKMDGKYLEIARSPTACVLQLCVKWCSHSERDPVFVALQPHLLDLSLNEHTVFLVHNIIKMATRKQFASFIYSLRGHVASLLCHTIGAAVLDHAFCQATRPHKRSLLLELYSTELQLSNDLKEEKPCRFSLLNIISKLGLQKSSVLQHMTTVVQPVLEKGIVEYSIVHTVILEYLTIADKTSALDVIRQLIPHLTQGTYAVDELSGVARFLGKSEVEKKRSSKPLLIQIMQTKEGLKLGLACLKHGLAEDRKRIIKSLKGRIMKLALSDYGCLFVICLLSIVDNTELVTEVVIDVLKKQLKELIFDKNGRHPLLQLFHPLCSRYLTLGELFYLNYNVPSLVSKVNFGSKLDDVADKEHGGSEDTLIASDSKEDPIKRRQELLVKSELYEVLIETCIENVGQLLRTNFGKDVLYEVAVGGKNNFLEGVTDRIHVLHNAIACDAARPRTDDGDEHAFDNYHSSRTIRRMILDCPAFAATLWKTALEGKCKLYADGFSSMVLATYLESPNSGVKDLAKSELQPLIDGGILKPQDHKAEEEKSAMECSSDESSELSDTDTGYHAKKAYKDLKSGKLVARFGTDRFRCPFCPEKKQLDYRYRELIRHVIVVGASRRPWKVRANHRALAKHLETDYADAPGSSSMPLRQAEALYLSKIKRSQAGARSTCKLSR
- the LOC125552966 gene encoding pumilio homolog 24-like isoform X2; this encodes MAGGGGPPGSKKRKRVAARRSKAKRAKGKKPYEASAARGGGGGSSKEEPQPVTAMDERVAAEEMSESREPDCNLDKELKVLCVKLRYHNMSTNRRGRLVTEALRKMDGKYLEIARSPTACVLQLCVKWCSHSERDPVFVALQPHLLDLSLNEHTVFLVHNIIKMATRKQFASFIYSLRGHVASLLCHTIGAAVLDHAFCQATRPHKRSLLLELYSTELQLSNDLKEEKPCSLLNIISKLGLQKSSVLQHMTTVVQPVLEKGIVEYSIVHTVILEYLTIADKTSALDVIRQLIPHLTQGTYAVDELSGVARFLGKSEVEKKRSSKPLLIQIMQTKEGLKLGLACLKHGLAEDRKRIIKSLKGRIMKLALSDYGCLFVICLLSIVDNTELVTEVVIDVLKKQLKELIFDKNGRHPLLQLFHPLCSRYLTLGELFYLNYNVPSLVSKVNFGSKLDDVADKEHGGSEDTLIASDSKEDPIKRRQELLVKSELYEVLIETCIENVGQLLRTNFGKDVLYEVAVGGKNNFLEGVTDRIHVLHNAIACDAARPRTDDGDEHAFDNYHSSRTIRRMILDCPAFAATLWKTALEGKCKLYADGFSSMVLATYLESPNSGVKDLAKSELQPLIDGGILKPQDHKAEEEKSAMECSSDESSELSDTDTGYHAKKAYKDLKSGKLVARFGTDRFRCPFCPEKKQLDYRYRELIRHVIVVGASRRPWKVRANHRALAKHLETDYADAPGSSSMPLRQAEALYLSKIKRSQAGARSTCKLSR